Proteins encoded in a region of the Flavobacterium sp. MDT1-60 genome:
- a CDS encoding helix-turn-helix transcriptional regulator → MSTLIKPNHIGRKISRIRELRDMKQEALAQALGTNQQTISAIENSETIEDGKLAEIAKALGVTAEAIKNFSEEAVLNIIGNTYNVDNSSAVNYGCTFNPLDKLIQAHEEQIKLYERLVQAEKDKVEYLEKIIKGK, encoded by the coding sequence ATGAGCACATTAATAAAACCAAATCACATAGGGCGAAAAATTAGCCGTATTCGTGAACTTCGCGACATGAAACAAGAAGCTTTGGCACAAGCTTTAGGAACAAACCAACAGACTATATCTGCTATTGAAAATAGTGAAACAATAGAAGATGGAAAACTTGCAGAAATTGCAAAAGCATTAGGTGTAACAGCGGAAGCAATTAAAAATTTTTCAGAAGAAGCTGTTTTAAATATTATTGGAAATACTTATAATGTTGATAATTCGTCTGCCGTTAATTATGGCTGTACATTTAATCCTTTAGATAAACTAATCCAGGCTCATGAAGAGCAAATCAAATTATACGAACGTTTAGTTCAGGCTGAAAAAGATAAAGTTGAATATTTGGAAAAAATAATAAAAGGAAAATAA
- a CDS encoding DUF5683 domain-containing protein has protein sequence MKVFIILILAFYNFTLYAQNYLPKIDSLKSEKIDPLRPAKAAFYSAILPGLGQGYNKKYWKIPIVYGSIGTSMYFYIDNNEKYNLYRDEYKKRLEGIESDSDFLAGLSRDQLISAQKEYKRYRDISALFSIGFYALNIIDANIDASISQFNVDESLVFRPNMNIDNVTLKKTNFGISCVYLF, from the coding sequence ATGAAAGTTTTTATTATTTTAATCTTAGCTTTTTATAATTTCACACTATATGCTCAAAATTATCTCCCGAAAATAGATTCTCTTAAATCGGAAAAAATTGATCCATTAAGACCTGCTAAGGCAGCTTTTTATTCTGCTATATTACCAGGATTGGGACAAGGGTATAATAAAAAGTATTGGAAAATTCCAATAGTTTATGGATCAATTGGAACGAGTATGTATTTTTATATAGACAATAATGAAAAGTATAATTTATACAGAGATGAATATAAAAAAAGACTTGAAGGAATTGAAAGTGATTCCGATTTTTTAGCTGGATTAAGTAGGGATCAGTTAATTTCTGCGCAAAAGGAATATAAAAGATATAGAGACATATCTGCGTTATTTTCGATTGGATTCTATGCTTTAAATATTATTGATGCCAATATTGATGCATCAATTTCTCAATTCAATGTAGATGAAAGTTTGGTTTTTAGACCTAATATGAACATTGATAATGTCACTTTAAAAAAAACAAACTTTGGGATTAGTTGTGTATATTTATTTTAG
- a CDS encoding MotA/TolQ/ExbB proton channel family protein, with protein MFSFIQQQTDTITNAASNVVIEKIAPNTEISVLGFILKGGFFLIPIAILLFYTIYIIFERYLYISKASKIDSRLMQDVGDKLNAGNIELARTIVERSDTAAANILKEGVLVIGRPIAEIESNMDRAADIEIGEMERRLGHLGLIAGIAPTLGFIGTISGVIKIFYSISVTENISIGNISGGLYEKMISSGSGLIVGIIAYSAYHLLNGKIDDFALKIQKQILEFVNIIQRA; from the coding sequence ATGTTTAGTTTTATTCAACAACAAACAGATACTATTACAAACGCAGCATCTAACGTAGTTATCGAAAAAATTGCACCAAATACCGAAATCTCTGTTTTAGGATTCATCTTAAAAGGAGGCTTTTTCCTGATTCCAATCGCTATTTTATTGTTTTACACGATTTATATCATTTTTGAACGTTATTTATATATTAGTAAAGCGTCTAAAATTGACAGTCGATTAATGCAGGATGTTGGTGATAAACTAAATGCCGGAAATATTGAATTGGCCAGAACAATTGTAGAAAGAAGTGATACCGCTGCTGCAAATATTTTAAAAGAAGGCGTTTTAGTAATCGGAAGACCAATTGCTGAAATTGAATCCAACATGGACCGGGCTGCCGATATTGAAATTGGCGAAATGGAAAGACGTTTAGGGCATCTTGGACTTATTGCCGGTATCGCGCCAACTTTAGGTTTCATCGGAACAATTTCTGGGGTAATCAAGATTTTTTACAGCATCTCGGTTACAGAAAACATTAGTATCGGAAATATTTCAGGAGGTTTATACGAAAAAATGATCAGTTCAGGTTCTGGATTAATTGTGGGTATTATTGCTTACAGTGCATACCATTTATTGAACGGAAAAATTGATGATTTTGCTTTAAAAATTCAGAAACAGATTTTAGAATTTGTCAATATAATTCAAAGAGCATAA
- a CDS encoding nucleoside monophosphate kinase, with product MEILIITGPPYSGKGTQCDVLKKLLNFEHISTGDKCRQEKQNETEIGKIMCEYEEKGDLVPDAIMKDLFSKILDDNKSKAGIILDGYPRTKPQVDDLIALVNSKNLKIGKVINIDVPKSELLIRAKKRAETSNRKDDKDPQIHIKRIEVFEESTRPAIEYMKSKITVLTFDGLGTINEITERIKDSL from the coding sequence ATGGAAATATTAATAATAACTGGACCACCTTACTCAGGAAAAGGAACGCAATGTGACGTTTTAAAAAAACTTCTCAATTTTGAGCACATTTCCACTGGCGATAAATGCAGACAAGAAAAACAAAATGAAACTGAAATAGGAAAAATCATGTGTGAATATGAAGAAAAGGGAGATCTGGTTCCTGACGCTATCATGAAAGACCTTTTCAGTAAAATATTGGATGACAATAAATCAAAAGCCGGAATAATTTTAGATGGTTATCCACGAACAAAACCACAGGTAGACGATTTGATTGCACTTGTTAATTCAAAAAATCTGAAAATCGGAAAAGTTATAAATATCGACGTTCCAAAATCTGAATTGCTAATCAGGGCAAAAAAACGAGCCGAAACTTCTAATAGAAAAGATGACAAAGATCCTCAAATTCATATAAAACGTATAGAGGTATTTGAAGAATCTACCAGACCAGCAATTGAATATATGAAATCAAAAATCACAGTACTTACTTTTGATGGCCTTGGAACAATCAATGAAATTACAGAAAGAATAAAAGATAGTTTATAA
- a CDS encoding Glu/Leu/Phe/Val dehydrogenase dimerization domain-containing protein: MKDLLQQFENKEPEIVFNWKDSETEAEGWTVINSLRGGAAGGGTRMRKGLDMNEVLSLAKTMEVKFSVSGPAIGGAKSGINFDPNDPRKKGVLQRWYKAVSPLLKSYYGTGGDLNVDEIHEVIPMTEECGVWHPQEGVFNGHFKPTEADKINRIGQLRQGVIKVIENPKFSPDVTRKYTVADMITGYGVAEAVLHFYNTYGGDIKGKKAIVQGFGNVGSAAAFYLAEMGAKVIGIIDRDGGLINEEGFSFEEIRTLFLNKDGNKLVADNMIPFEEINSKIWTIGAEIFTPCAASRLVAQSQIDSLIANGLEVISCGANVPFADTAIFFGPIMEEVDHKVSLIPDFISNCGMARVFAYFMEKKVQMTDEAIFNDTSEIIKNAIVKAHALNPSKTNISATAFEIALKQLV, translated from the coding sequence ATGAAAGATTTATTACAGCAATTTGAAAATAAAGAGCCTGAAATTGTTTTTAACTGGAAAGATTCTGAAACAGAAGCAGAAGGTTGGACAGTAATTAATTCACTTCGTGGAGGAGCCGCAGGAGGTGGAACAAGAATGAGAAAAGGTTTGGATATGAACGAAGTTTTATCTCTAGCCAAAACAATGGAAGTTAAATTTTCAGTTTCCGGGCCTGCAATTGGAGGCGCTAAATCCGGAATTAATTTTGACCCGAACGATCCTCGTAAAAAAGGTGTTTTACAACGCTGGTACAAAGCGGTTTCGCCTTTATTAAAAAGTTATTACGGAACGGGTGGTGATTTGAATGTTGATGAAATTCACGAAGTTATTCCGATGACGGAAGAATGTGGTGTCTGGCATCCGCAGGAAGGTGTTTTCAATGGACATTTTAAACCAACTGAAGCTGATAAAATCAATAGAATTGGTCAATTGCGTCAGGGTGTAATTAAAGTGATTGAAAATCCAAAATTTTCACCAGATGTAACCAGAAAATATACTGTTGCCGATATGATTACCGGTTATGGCGTTGCCGAGGCAGTTCTTCATTTCTACAATACGTATGGTGGTGACATTAAAGGTAAAAAAGCAATCGTTCAGGGATTTGGAAATGTTGGATCTGCAGCTGCTTTTTACTTAGCAGAAATGGGAGCCAAAGTAATCGGAATTATTGACCGTGACGGAGGATTAATCAATGAAGAAGGTTTTTCTTTTGAAGAAATCAGAACGTTGTTTTTAAATAAAGACGGAAACAAATTAGTTGCCGACAATATGATTCCGTTTGAAGAAATCAATTCTAAAATATGGACTATTGGTGCTGAAATTTTCACGCCTTGCGCTGCTTCAAGACTGGTTGCTCAAAGTCAAATTGACAGCTTAATCGCAAACGGATTAGAAGTTATTTCTTGTGGTGCGAATGTTCCTTTTGCAGATACAGCAATTTTCTTTGGCCCAATTATGGAAGAAGTAGATCATAAAGTAAGCTTAATTCCGGATTTTATTTCAAACTGTGGAATGGCGAGAGTTTTTGCTTATTTCATGGAGAAAAAAGTTCAGATGACAGATGAGGCTATTTTTAATGATACTTCAGAAATTATAAAAAATGCGATTGTAAAAGCACATGCTTTAAATCCATCAAAAACAAATATCAGTGCAACTGCTTTTGAAATTGCATTGAAACAATTAGTATAA
- a CDS encoding winged helix-turn-helix domain-containing protein, with translation MLLVCMAVICVAFTTEDSDDFSIARREVLLRRIGHELLLQSGDSTSRVLPVKKIAENEYQITFENELTFQTDSLINTIQRLLTKDPFVNDYVVNVLNCDNSSVAYGYAISKNKKDDIVACKGRKQPKACYRINIKFKPTAIITAKNGYLLGSLPFLAFVGFIFLRSVKPRRTLPDSQHTNMFTLGSVLFDAKNRKLITNGKTIDLTGTETRVLLIFALSSNETIERSRLQKEIWEDEGVIVGRSLDMFISKLRKKLECDPNIKIVVIRSKGYRLSITC, from the coding sequence ATGCTACTCGTATGTATGGCTGTAATCTGCGTGGCTTTCACTACGGAGGATAGTGACGACTTTTCTATCGCCAGGAGAGAAGTTTTACTCCGCAGGATCGGACATGAACTGCTTTTACAATCTGGCGACAGTACTTCAAGAGTGCTACCGGTAAAAAAGATTGCCGAAAATGAGTATCAAATCACGTTTGAGAATGAGCTTACTTTTCAAACCGACTCGCTGATAAATACTATTCAGCGTTTGTTGACCAAAGATCCGTTCGTCAATGATTATGTTGTTAATGTTCTGAACTGTGACAACTCTAGTGTAGCTTATGGATACGCAATATCCAAAAATAAGAAAGATGATATTGTAGCCTGTAAAGGAAGAAAGCAGCCCAAAGCCTGTTATAGGATCAACATTAAATTCAAACCAACGGCTATAATTACAGCAAAGAATGGGTATCTTCTGGGTAGCCTGCCATTTTTAGCATTTGTCGGTTTTATTTTTTTGAGATCAGTTAAGCCGCGAAGAACTTTACCTGACAGTCAGCATACTAATATGTTCACTTTAGGCTCGGTGTTGTTCGATGCGAAGAATCGGAAGTTAATAACAAACGGAAAAACAATAGACCTGACCGGAACGGAAACCCGTGTATTGCTCATTTTCGCATTGTCTTCCAACGAGACCATAGAAAGAAGCCGATTGCAAAAAGAGATCTGGGAAGATGAAGGTGTTATTGTGGGGCGCAGTCTGGATATGTTCATATCAAAACTCAGAAAAAAACTAGAATGTGATCCGAATATCAAAATTGTTGTTATACGCAGCAAAGGATATAGGCTTAGCATCACCTGTTAG
- a CDS encoding energy transducer TonB, whose protein sequence is MSSTISSDQKKSLLLTTAIYAVILILLFFIRFWPPYNPENNVALAEGGGGGGVTVNFGDSDLGSGANYKSEVLNVKNEAKATPAKATPDEAIITQENTADDVNDVVIPVKEKPKKPTPVVKPETKPVPQKPKVSNSTNDVLSSIMKGSNKGGDGDDKVAGNKGKAGGSLNSNGYYGTGGSGGGTGGGNGTGNGIGTGSGYGAGSGGGSGGGSGYSLGNRKALSKPAPKYTCNEEGKVVVEVTVDQNGKTISATPGIKGTTNTASCLLDQAKIAAMNTKWDADNNAPVKQTGKIIYNFSLN, encoded by the coding sequence ATGAGTTCCACTATTTCTTCAGATCAAAAGAAATCATTACTACTCACCACGGCGATATATGCAGTAATATTAATATTGCTGTTTTTTATACGTTTTTGGCCTCCATACAACCCGGAAAATAATGTCGCACTTGCAGAAGGCGGTGGCGGTGGTGGTGTAACTGTGAATTTTGGCGACAGCGATTTAGGATCCGGAGCAAATTATAAAAGTGAAGTTTTAAACGTAAAAAACGAAGCAAAAGCAACTCCTGCAAAAGCAACTCCGGACGAGGCCATTATTACACAAGAAAACACTGCAGATGATGTTAATGATGTAGTTATTCCTGTAAAAGAAAAACCTAAAAAACCAACTCCAGTTGTAAAACCGGAAACAAAACCAGTTCCTCAAAAACCTAAAGTTTCGAATTCAACAAATGATGTGTTGTCAAGCATTATGAAAGGATCAAACAAGGGCGGAGACGGAGATGATAAAGTGGCGGGAAACAAAGGAAAAGCTGGCGGAAGTTTAAACTCTAACGGTTATTACGGCACCGGAGGCTCTGGTGGCGGAACAGGCGGAGGAAACGGAACAGGAAATGGCATTGGTACCGGAAGCGGTTACGGAGCCGGAAGCGGCGGAGGTTCTGGCGGCGGATCAGGATATTCTTTAGGAAACCGAAAAGCATTATCGAAACCTGCACCAAAATATACCTGTAACGAAGAAGGAAAAGTAGTCGTTGAAGTTACAGTAGACCAAAACGGAAAAACAATAAGTGCAACACCCGGAATAAAAGGAACAACCAATACTGCAAGCTGTTTATTAGATCAGGCCAAAATTGCTGCCATGAATACAAAATGGGATGCTGATAATAACGCTCCTGTAAAACAAACCGGGAAGATTATTTATAATTTTAGTTTGAATTAA
- a CDS encoding DUF2268 domain-containing putative Zn-dependent protease (predicted Zn-dependent protease with a strongly conserved HExxH motif), whose amino-acid sequence MKLNPILTTVFIVFSNFLFAQSNFSDNPLDAVFETKDSKNFWEAFDKMEKSKQNPFIEYMQKGSPGIKGFTENRIINADSLFAVVKRRKADYELSRNVLDGLSSKEKRVRAIYSALKYWYPNAKFPPIYFVYGRFNSGGTSSPEGIIIGTEMLKNLDGVSGLIAHELIHYQQKKEGKDMLLKWCLLEGGADFIGELISGESINKFEYKYGEQNLDKLCQEFVTRLKNPDYQDWLYGTSKKDNRPNDLGYWIGYKITESYFNKQKEKQKAIDEILNIKDPMQFLKQSGFLDAYIEKYQKSKEESYNEFFK is encoded by the coding sequence ATGAAGTTAAATCCTATTCTCACAACAGTTTTTATTGTTTTTTCTAATTTCCTTTTCGCACAAAGTAATTTCTCGGACAATCCTTTAGATGCCGTTTTTGAAACAAAGGATTCAAAAAATTTTTGGGAAGCATTTGACAAAATGGAGAAATCAAAACAAAATCCATTTATCGAATATATGCAAAAAGGTTCTCCGGGTATTAAAGGATTTACGGAGAACAGAATAATCAATGCAGACTCTCTTTTTGCTGTTGTGAAGAGAAGAAAAGCAGATTACGAACTTTCAAGAAATGTTTTAGATGGTCTTTCTTCCAAAGAAAAGAGAGTAAGAGCAATTTACAGTGCATTAAAATATTGGTATCCAAATGCAAAATTTCCTCCAATTTATTTTGTTTATGGAAGATTTAATTCGGGAGGAACTTCTTCTCCTGAGGGAATCATTATTGGAACTGAAATGCTTAAAAATCTGGATGGAGTTTCAGGTTTAATAGCACATGAACTTATTCACTATCAGCAAAAGAAAGAAGGTAAAGATATGTTGTTGAAATGGTGTCTGCTTGAAGGTGGTGCGGACTTTATCGGTGAACTTATTTCAGGAGAATCAATAAATAAGTTTGAATACAAATATGGAGAGCAAAATCTGGATAAATTATGTCAGGAATTTGTAACGAGATTAAAAAATCCTGATTATCAGGATTGGTTGTATGGAACCTCTAAAAAAGATAACAGACCAAATGATTTAGGATATTGGATAGGCTATAAAATAACAGAATCTTATTTCAATAAACAAAAAGAGAAACAAAAAGCAATTGATGAAATACTGAATATAAAAGATCCAATGCAATTCTTAAAACAAAGTGGTTTTTTGGATGCCTATATTGAAAAGTATCAAAAATCAAAGGAAGAAAGTTATAATGAGTTTTTTAAATAA
- a CDS encoding biopolymer transporter ExbD, translating into MSIKRKRRFHAEVATSSLSDIMFFLLLFFLIISTLANPNVIKMTLPKAKANEKTNKQLISLSVTEDKKFYIDKEPVDFENLETSLMSKIGTNKDQTVVVRIPFNLQVQDLVDVLQIGVKNNLKFVIATSPK; encoded by the coding sequence ATGTCTATTAAGAGAAAAAGAAGATTTCATGCCGAAGTGGCGACTTCATCGTTAAGTGATATTATGTTTTTCTTGCTGTTGTTTTTCCTTATCATTTCAACACTTGCAAATCCGAATGTTATTAAAATGACTTTGCCAAAAGCGAAAGCAAATGAAAAAACAAACAAGCAGCTGATCAGTTTATCCGTTACCGAAGATAAAAAATTCTACATCGACAAAGAACCCGTTGATTTCGAAAACCTCGAAACCAGTTTAATGTCAAAAATCGGAACAAATAAAGATCAGACCGTTGTTGTTCGTATTCCTTTTAATTTGCAGGTTCAGGATTTAGTTGATGTATTGCAGATAGGGGTGAAGAACAATTTGAAGTTCGTAATTGCTACAAGTCCGAAGTAA
- a CDS encoding YceI family protein: MNNKLTINYLILIIAFSFFGCRGPVKEENKNNASASSLSLHVENEKYVVIDTKESTVTWKGSNLIGSNSHTGYVYISKGELIIENGQLMGGTAEVDMNTIEDENHGRDNGLVNHLKDPDFFDVKKFPFSTIVLTKAVSINGENKKVAGNLTIKGITHPVTFPAKMEVKNGIVKVNGKLVIDRTKWNVRYKSGKFYDLLADQTISDSIEFHIKIVAKK, translated from the coding sequence ATGAACAACAAGCTAACAATCAATTATTTAATTTTAATTATTGCTTTTTCCTTCTTCGGTTGCCGTGGACCTGTAAAAGAAGAAAATAAAAATAATGCATCGGCAAGCTCCTTATCCTTACATGTTGAGAATGAAAAATATGTTGTAATAGATACTAAGGAAAGTACTGTGACATGGAAAGGTTCTAATCTAATTGGTTCAAACAGCCATACAGGGTATGTCTATATCTCAAAAGGAGAACTGATTATTGAAAACGGTCAGCTTATGGGTGGTACTGCTGAAGTCGACATGAATACAATTGAAGATGAAAACCATGGGAGGGATAACGGACTTGTTAATCACTTGAAAGATCCTGATTTTTTTGATGTTAAAAAATTTCCCTTTTCTACAATCGTACTTACTAAGGCTGTATCAATAAATGGTGAGAACAAGAAAGTTGCTGGCAACCTGACTATTAAAGGTATAACACACCCTGTTACTTTTCCAGCCAAAATGGAAGTTAAGAACGGAATTGTCAAAGTGAATGGCAAGCTGGTCATCGATCGAACAAAATGGAATGTCCGTTATAAATCAGGAAAATTCTATGATCTTTTAGCTGATCAAACTATATCTGATTCCATTGAATTTCATATAAAAATCGTAGCAAAAAAATAA
- a CDS encoding folylpolyglutamate synthase/dihydrofolate synthase family protein: MNYQETTNWMFNQLPMYQLQGASAYKEDLTNIKLLAAHLDNPQNHLKCIHVAGTNGKGSTSHMLASILQEAGYKVGLYTSPHLKDFRERIKINGEDISEDFVIEFVAKHKSFFEANDMSFFEMSVGLAFDYFASEKTDIAIIEVGLGGRLDATNIITPLVSVITNIDLDHMQFLGNTTTAIAGEKAGIIKPNVPVVIGEYTEETEAVFLAKAKENNTPIYFAADLISGVFPSDLLGDYQFHNKKTVQQVVVVLNSKTDFKVSIDNLKKGLLNTVKNTGLQGRWQQLGESPKIICDTAHNKHGLAVVMNQIQKETFENLHIVLGVVNDKDLNSILPLFPKKAHYYFCRPDSSRGLATEILKEAAEKHGLIGEKYDSVATAFAAAKKNALENDFIYVGGSTFVVAELPLNSKN, encoded by the coding sequence ATGAACTATCAAGAGACCACAAACTGGATGTTTAATCAACTCCCGATGTATCAACTTCAGGGCGCTTCGGCATACAAAGAAGATTTAACCAATATTAAACTATTGGCGGCACATCTTGATAATCCACAAAATCACCTAAAATGTATTCATGTTGCCGGAACCAATGGCAAAGGATCAACTTCGCATATGCTGGCTTCGATTTTGCAGGAAGCGGGGTATAAAGTTGGATTGTATACTTCGCCACATTTAAAAGATTTTAGGGAGCGAATCAAAATCAACGGGGAGGATATTTCTGAAGATTTTGTTATTGAATTTGTGGCCAAACATAAAAGCTTTTTTGAAGCTAACGATATGAGTTTTTTCGAGATGTCTGTTGGTTTGGCATTTGATTATTTTGCTTCAGAAAAAACAGATATTGCGATTATTGAAGTTGGTTTGGGTGGAAGATTGGACGCAACAAATATCATCACACCTTTGGTTTCGGTAATCACCAACATCGATTTAGATCATATGCAGTTTCTAGGAAATACAACTACAGCAATTGCTGGGGAAAAAGCCGGAATTATAAAACCAAATGTACCTGTGGTAATTGGTGAATATACGGAAGAAACGGAAGCTGTATTTTTAGCTAAAGCGAAAGAAAATAATACACCCATTTATTTTGCTGCTGATTTAATTTCCGGAGTTTTCCCTTCTGATTTGTTGGGCGATTATCAGTTTCATAATAAAAAAACGGTTCAACAGGTTGTTGTTGTTTTAAATTCAAAAACCGATTTTAAAGTTTCTATTGATAACCTGAAAAAGGGTTTATTAAACACGGTAAAAAATACGGGATTACAAGGAAGATGGCAACAGTTGGGAGAAAGTCCTAAAATCATTTGCGACACGGCACATAACAAACATGGTCTTGCTGTTGTCATGAATCAAATTCAAAAAGAAACTTTTGAAAATTTACATATTGTTTTAGGTGTTGTTAATGATAAAGACCTGAATTCTATTTTACCGCTCTTCCCGAAAAAAGCGCACTATTATTTCTGCAGACCCGATTCGTCTCGTGGTTTGGCTACCGAAATACTAAAAGAAGCTGCAGAAAAACATGGTTTAATAGGTGAAAAATACGACTCGGTTGCAACTGCTTTTGCTGCTGCGAAGAAAAATGCATTAGAAAATGATTTTATTTATGTTGGTGGAAGCACTTTTGTAGTTGCAGAACTGCCGTTAAACAGCAAAAATTAA
- a CDS encoding chalcone isomerase family protein — MKKILLLLTFLISLQFSTVSAQATLEVNGVTVPRKIEVQNKTMQLNGAGGRSKMWLEVYVQALYLSQLSQDPKFIIDSDTEMAIRIEITSSMVSSNKLTKAMNTGFEKSAGSNLEELRPRIEQFKTLLSDPITEKDVFVLWYNPFDQTVNVIKNEVVKGKIPGFDFKKALFGIWLSDKPVDETLKKHLLGI, encoded by the coding sequence ATGAAAAAGATTTTACTATTACTTACATTCCTTATCAGCTTACAATTTTCTACGGTTTCTGCACAAGCCACATTAGAAGTAAACGGTGTAACAGTTCCAAGAAAAATTGAAGTACAAAATAAAACAATGCAACTTAACGGTGCTGGCGGAAGATCAAAAATGTGGTTAGAAGTTTATGTTCAGGCTTTGTATTTATCACAACTTAGCCAAGATCCAAAATTCATTATTGATAGTGATACTGAAATGGCAATCAGAATCGAAATTACCTCCTCTATGGTTTCTTCTAACAAATTGACAAAAGCCATGAATACTGGTTTTGAGAAATCTGCAGGAAGTAATTTGGAAGAATTAAGACCAAGAATTGAACAATTTAAAACACTGTTGAGCGACCCAATTACTGAAAAAGACGTTTTTGTATTATGGTACAACCCATTTGACCAAACTGTAAACGTTATTAAAAATGAAGTTGTAAAAGGAAAAATTCCAGGATTTGATTTCAAAAAAGCATTATTCGGAATTTGGCTTTCTGACAAACCAGTTGACGAAACTTTGAAAAAACACTTACTAGGAATATAA
- a CDS encoding two-component regulator propeller domain-containing protein, with product MKNKRNVLYSLIIMLAGVANFAVEAQQKNDAQITVETKDAFNSHVPKGIVRTIKQDRKGNIWITSWEGVFKYDGKSFTNVTSKVSSARFFSVLEDRKGNFWFASIGSGVYYYDGKSFQNFTTKDGLANDVVTTIYEDKAGTIWFGTGNGASRYDGKSFLNFKMKEMPPVAQSDSVHVSVYQHPLPNKVAWMHNDVNAIIEDKTGKLWFGTRGYAYVYDGKEFTPITNNGKPFANVRSIIKDKKGNTWLGGYDGLWRYDGSIFTNFTQDFVGYIYEDKKGNIWTSSGKDGNNLGWALSRYEGKTLSDKKPTVTTIANKPMIFGILEDNKGNIWFGALDGVYRYDGKTITNFKSATSQQ from the coding sequence ATGAAAAATAAAAGAAATGTTTTGTACAGCCTGATTATCATGCTGGCAGGAGTGGCCAATTTTGCAGTAGAGGCCCAACAAAAAAATGATGCTCAAATTACCGTTGAAACCAAAGACGCATTCAATTCTCATGTACCCAAAGGCATCGTTCGTACCATCAAGCAAGATAGAAAAGGCAATATCTGGATTACTTCATGGGAAGGGGTCTTTAAATATGATGGAAAATCTTTTACCAATGTTACCAGTAAAGTAAGTTCTGCCCGCTTCTTTTCTGTTTTAGAAGATAGAAAAGGGAATTTTTGGTTCGCTAGTATTGGCTCAGGTGTTTATTATTACGATGGGAAATCCTTTCAAAATTTCACCACCAAGGATGGACTTGCCAATGATGTGGTCACTACTATTTATGAAGATAAAGCCGGTACTATTTGGTTCGGCACAGGAAACGGAGCAAGCCGTTATGATGGCAAATCCTTTCTGAATTTTAAAATGAAAGAAATGCCGCCTGTTGCTCAGTCTGATTCTGTTCATGTTTCAGTTTATCAACATCCGCTTCCGAACAAAGTTGCCTGGATGCATAATGATGTTAATGCTATTATTGAAGACAAAACAGGAAAACTTTGGTTTGGCACAAGGGGTTATGCCTATGTTTATGACGGAAAGGAATTTACTCCTATAACCAATAACGGAAAACCTTTTGCGAATGTTCGTTCTATAATCAAAGATAAAAAAGGCAATACCTGGCTTGGTGGTTATGATGGCCTTTGGCGCTATGACGGCAGCATCTTTACCAATTTTACCCAAGATTTTGTTGGGTATATCTACGAAGATAAAAAAGGTAATATTTGGACCAGCTCAGGAAAGGATGGTAATAACCTGGGCTGGGCGCTTTCCCGATACGAAGGAAAGACCTTGTCTGATAAAAAGCCAACGGTAACCACAATAGCCAATAAGCCAATGATCTTCGGGATCTTAGAAGATAACAAAGGAAATATTTGGTTTGGCGCTTTAGATGGAGTGTATCGTTATGATGGAAAGACCATCACCAACTTTAAAAGTGCAACCAGTCAGCAATAA